The proteins below are encoded in one region of Casimicrobium huifangae:
- a CDS encoding esterase/lipase family protein, whose product MFSTIGDLLVTGRRQCRQLVLAALITLVAGAAHAGYTTTRYPIVLMHGMSGFDQVGAVDYFYGIPQSLRDGGARVFVAQVSAFSSSEQRGEQLLQQVRNVLAITGAQKVNLIGHSHGSQTVRYVAAVAPELVASVTAVGGPNKGSKVADFVDANLREGSWLRGVAAAFINAFGQVISFLSGSTAYEQNAIAAMKSLTTSGSAAFNAKFPQAIPTSSCGDGASVVNGIRYYSWTGDRNLTNVFDVLDAPLAVLGQLHGAQNDGLVSVCSSKLGQSLGVYAQNHLDEVNQLLGFVDLFSVSPKTLYRQHANRLQAAGL is encoded by the coding sequence ATGTTCAGCACTATTGGTGATCTGTTGGTCACCGGCCGCAGGCAATGTCGTCAGCTCGTTCTGGCCGCACTCATCACCCTCGTTGCCGGCGCCGCGCACGCCGGATACACCACTACCCGCTACCCGATCGTGCTGATGCATGGAATGTCGGGCTTCGATCAGGTCGGTGCGGTCGATTACTTCTACGGCATTCCGCAGTCGCTGCGTGACGGCGGTGCGCGCGTATTCGTGGCGCAGGTTTCCGCGTTCAGCAGTTCCGAGCAACGGGGCGAGCAGTTGCTGCAACAGGTGCGTAACGTACTGGCCATCACCGGCGCGCAAAAGGTCAATCTGATCGGTCACTCGCACGGCAGTCAGACGGTGCGTTACGTCGCAGCGGTAGCGCCGGAGCTGGTCGCCTCGGTCACCGCTGTCGGCGGCCCGAACAAAGGCTCAAAAGTGGCGGACTTTGTCGACGCCAACCTGCGCGAGGGCTCGTGGCTGCGTGGCGTCGCGGCCGCCTTCATCAACGCCTTCGGCCAGGTCATCAGTTTCCTCTCGGGTAGCACCGCCTACGAACAGAACGCAATTGCGGCGATGAAGTCGCTCACCACGTCAGGCTCGGCAGCATTCAACGCCAAGTTTCCGCAGGCAATACCGACCAGCAGCTGCGGCGACGGCGCCAGCGTGGTGAACGGCATTCGCTACTACTCGTGGACCGGTGACCGCAACCTCACCAATGTGTTCGACGTACTGGACGCACCGCTCGCCGTGCTTGGCCAGCTGCACGGTGCACAGAACGACGGACTGGTATCAGTGTGTTCGTCGAAACTGGGCCAGTCACTCGGCGTCTACGCCCAGAACCATCTGGATGAGGTGAACCAGTTGCTCGGCTTCGTGGACCTCTTCTCGGTCAGTCCAAAGACGCTCTACCGCCAGCACGCCAACCGTCTGCAAGCGGCAGGCTTGTGA